A stretch of Rhizobium viscosum DNA encodes these proteins:
- a CDS encoding class I SAM-dependent methyltransferase, which translates to MPSSFNVESADGYEQLMGRWSRRLAPGLIDFAGLADGESVLDVGCGTGSLTFALAEHPGLKAITAIDFSPVFVEAASRRNTDPRITIRQADACALPFEDGSFDRALSLLVLHFVPEADRAVAEMRRVVRPGGVVAAAVWDHYGGMSGMRMMWDTVAMIDANARAMRRRYSFQPMMRAGEMKASFVGNGLVDVEETSLTIRMDYVSFADYWDPIAAGEGPLGKYVAGLDAYTRTRVDIAVRDAYEAGEPDGPRSFASVAWACRGRVPG; encoded by the coding sequence ATGCCGTCGAGTTTCAATGTCGAAAGTGCAGATGGTTATGAGCAACTGATGGGGCGCTGGAGCAGAAGGCTCGCGCCCGGGCTCATCGATTTTGCGGGACTTGCAGATGGAGAAAGCGTTCTCGATGTCGGCTGCGGCACGGGAAGCCTCACCTTCGCGCTGGCGGAACATCCCGGTCTCAAGGCGATCACGGCCATCGATTTTTCGCCTGTCTTCGTCGAGGCCGCAAGCCGGCGCAACACGGACCCGCGCATTACCATCCGGCAGGCCGATGCCTGCGCGCTGCCCTTCGAGGATGGGAGCTTCGACCGCGCACTCTCGCTGCTCGTGCTGCATTTCGTGCCCGAGGCAGACAGGGCGGTGGCGGAGATGCGGCGTGTCGTGCGTCCGGGCGGTGTCGTTGCCGCCGCCGTCTGGGATCATTATGGCGGCATGTCCGGCATGCGCATGATGTGGGATACGGTGGCCATGATCGATGCCAATGCGCGGGCGATGCGCCGTCGCTATTCTTTCCAGCCGATGATGCGGGCGGGGGAAATGAAGGCGAGCTTCGTCGGAAACGGCCTCGTCGATGTCGAGGAGACGTCGCTGACCATTCGCATGGATTACGTCTCGTTTGCCGATTACTGGGACCCGATCGCTGCGGGCGAGGGCCCGCTCGGCAAGTATGTGGCAGGGCTGGATGCGTATACGCGCACGAGGGTCGATATCGCGGTGAGGGATGCCTATGAGGCCGGGGAGCCGGACGGGCCGCGGTCGTTTGCCTCGGTCGCCTGGGCGTGCCGGGGCAGGGTTCCGGGGTGA
- a CDS encoding NmrA/HSCARG family protein has product MSNTRTILVSGATGQQGGAVARALAARGHRVKGLTRRPDSDAGRRLAATGVEVVAGDLDDKASVVQAAKGADTMYLMGNSYEAGVEAETRQGIAAADAARETGIGHLIYGSVADADRKTGIPHFDSKYLVEQHIAGLGIPYTISAPVAFMENTVAPWSIGGLKQGVYAAALPPARKLQQIAIDDIGHFVAALAERREQVFGKRFDIAGDELSGEEQAKILTEAIGRPVRFQELPIAAMRQQSEDAALMFEWFDRTGYSADIAALRRDFPEVGWHSYADWAKGFDWSVLDKA; this is encoded by the coding sequence ATGAGCAACACCAGAACCATTCTCGTATCGGGCGCAACCGGCCAGCAGGGCGGCGCCGTCGCCCGCGCGCTCGCTGCACGCGGCCACCGCGTCAAGGGGCTGACGCGCAGACCGGACAGCGATGCCGGCCGGCGGCTCGCCGCCACGGGCGTCGAAGTCGTCGCCGGCGATCTTGATGACAAGGCTTCGGTCGTGCAGGCAGCGAAGGGCGCCGATACGATGTACCTGATGGGCAACAGCTATGAGGCAGGCGTCGAAGCGGAGACGCGCCAAGGCATTGCGGCTGCCGATGCGGCCAGGGAGACCGGTATCGGCCATCTCATCTATGGCTCCGTCGCTGATGCCGACAGGAAGACCGGCATTCCGCATTTCGACAGCAAATATCTGGTCGAGCAGCATATTGCCGGGCTCGGCATTCCCTACACGATCAGCGCACCGGTTGCCTTCATGGAAAATACCGTCGCCCCCTGGTCGATCGGCGGCCTGAAACAGGGCGTCTATGCTGCGGCCCTACCACCGGCCCGCAAGCTGCAGCAGATCGCCATCGACGATATCGGCCATTTCGTCGCCGCCCTTGCCGAGCGGCGCGAGCAGGTCTTCGGTAAACGTTTCGATATTGCCGGCGACGAACTCTCCGGCGAGGAGCAGGCGAAGATTCTCACTGAGGCGATCGGCCGGCCGGTCCGTTTCCAGGAACTGCCGATTGCGGCCATGCGCCAGCAGAGCGAGGATGCGGCGCTGATGTTCGAATGGTTCGACCGCACGGGCTATTCCGCCGATATTGCCGCCTTGCGCCGGGATTTCCCTGAGGTCGGCTGGCACAGCTATGCGGACTGGGCGAAGGGCTTTGATTGGAGCGTGCTCGACAAGGCGTGA
- a CDS encoding TspO/MBR family protein, translated as MGILAGGRLHRFDHYLVFILLTLGGGLLIGLINLPDEWYQSLSKPWFTPPNRLFGPVWTILYILIGIAGARTYARSRRSPVMTSWIAQLVLNFAWSPAFFGLRSPSLGLMIIIPLLLLILAFIGLSWKRDLISAVLFMPYAVWVAYATALNAAIVALN; from the coding sequence ATGGGGATTCTGGCGGGGGGTCGGTTGCACCGGTTTGATCATTATCTCGTTTTCATTCTGCTCACGCTCGGCGGCGGGCTTCTCATCGGTCTCATCAATCTGCCGGATGAATGGTACCAGTCGCTCTCCAAGCCCTGGTTCACGCCGCCGAACCGGCTGTTCGGCCCGGTCTGGACGATCCTCTACATCCTCATAGGCATTGCGGGTGCGCGGACATATGCGCGCAGCAGGCGCTCGCCCGTCATGACCAGCTGGATCGCCCAGCTCGTCCTGAATTTTGCATGGTCCCCAGCCTTCTTCGGCCTTAGATCCCCGAGCCTGGGGTTGATGATCATCATTCCGCTGCTCTTGCTCATTCTGGCCTTTATCGGACTGTCGTGGAAGCGTGACCTGATATCGGCGGTCCTGTTCATGCCCTATGCCGTTTGGGTGGCTTATGCGACGGCGCTCAATGCTGCCATCGTTGCCTTGAACTGA